One Setaria italica strain Yugu1 chromosome II, Setaria_italica_v2.0, whole genome shotgun sequence DNA segment encodes these proteins:
- the LOC101757914 gene encoding probable WRKY transcription factor 14 has protein sequence MLVERRPAKPGVLVVTYIAEHCHAVPTMLNALAGTTRHRSASSDGDGHQASHGASDEASAGRRKEDSADASSMTVDGGGGAEMADDENEPWQQADMALDDYPLDLDDFLGPFEDGFDRFFEDDDGVLERRVSL, from the coding sequence ATGCTGGTGGAGCGCAGACCGGCCAAGCCCGGGGTGCTCGTCGTCACCTACATCGCGGAGCACTGCCACGCCGTGCCGACGATGCTCAACGCGCTGGCCGGGACCACGCGGCACAGGTCGGCGTcgtccgacggcgacggccaccAGGCGTCCCACGGCGCGTCGGACGAGGCGTCCGCCGGCAGGCGCAAGGAGGACAGCGCCGACGCGTCCTCCATGACcgtggacggaggcggcggcgcggagatgGCCGACGACGAGAACGAGCCGTGGCAGCAGGCGGATATGGCGCTGGACGACTATCCGTTGGATTTGGACGATTTCCTGGGGCCGTTTGAGGACGGCTTCGATCGGTTcttcgaggacgacgacggtgttCTTGAACGCCGGGTGTCACTGTAG
- the LOC101782219 gene encoding lysM domain receptor-like kinase 10 isoform X2, which produces MLPLLLLVAGAASTAAASGDGCRVGCPLALAAYYFTAESNLTFIASLFNFPDYTALLPYNPNITDPNYIVTGARISVPFTCSCLALPADPTSTYLAGSIPSNLSRGESYGDVAAEFANLTTAAWLKATNRYPADKLPASGTIDATINCSCGDKSVSPRYGLFLTYPLWDGETLASAAEQYGFSSPAQMDLLRRYNPGMGGVSGKGIVFIPVKDTNGSYRPLESGNTLSGGAVAGIVIACIVILIVGIWLVVIYYRRQKMRKAKSLPCPEDSVQLGSASQAEGIKVNRSIQFSYEELCDATHNFSMEHKIGQGGFGSVYYAELRGEKAAIKKMDAKATQEFLAELKVLTHVHHLNLVHLIGYCVENCLFLVYEFIENGNLSQHLHGTGYEPLSWTSRERIALDSARGLEYIHEHTVPVYVHRDIKSANILIDKDLRAKVADFGLTKLTEIGTASRSLPTRVVGTFGYMPPEYARYGEVSPKVDVYAFGIVLYELISAKEAIVRSTEFTDTTSLVCLFEETLSMPNPTEALEELIDPRLAGDYPVDSVLKMANLAKSCTHEEPSMRPTMRSVVVALMALSSKDNELTRGLELSPRELRSG; this is translated from the exons atgctccctctcctcctcctggtcGCCGGCGCAGCCTCTACGGCGGCAGCGTCCGGTGACGGTTGCCGCGTCGGCTGCCCGCTGGCCCTCGCCGCGTACTACTTCACGGCGGAGTCCAACCTCACCTTCATCGCCTCCCTCTTCAACTTCCCCGACTACACCGCGCTGCTCCCTTACAACCCCAACATCACGGACCCGAACTACATCGTCACCGGCGCCCGGATCAGCGTCCCGTTCACCTGCTCGTGCCTCGCCCTCCCCGCCGACCCTACCTCCACCTACCTCGCCGGGTCGATCCCCAGCAATCTCTCCCGCGGCGAGTCGTACGGCGACGTCGCCGCGGAATTCGCCAACCTCACCACGGCCGCGTGGCTGAAGGCCACCAACAGGTACCCGGCGGATAAGTTACCGGCATCTGGGACGATTGATGCCACCATTAACTGCTCGTGCGGCGACAAGAGTGTGTCGCCGCGGTACGGGCTGTTCCTCACCTACCCGCTCTGGGACGGGGAGACGCTCGcctcggcggcggagcagtACGGGTTCTCGTCGCCGGCGCAAATGGACCTGCTCAGGAGGTATAATCCCGGGATGGGTGGGGTCTCCGGGAAGGGAATTGTGTTTATCCCGGTGAAAG ATACAAATGGTAGTTACCGCCCTCTGGAATCAGG AAATACTCTTTCTGGAGGAGCAGTAGCAGGAATTGTGATAGCCTGTATTGTTATTTTGATTGTGGGGATCTGGCTGGTTGTCATTTATTATAGGCGGCAAAAAATGAGAAAGGCCAAATCACTCCCCTGTCCAGAGGATTCGGTCCAACTTG GCAGTGCTTCACAAGCTGAGGGCATTAAGGTTAACAGATCCATACAGTTCTCATATGAAGAACTTTGCGATGCTACACACAACTTTAGTATGGAGCATAAAATTGGGCAAGGTGGTTTTGGCTCTGTTTATTATGCTGAGCTTAGAGGCGAG AAAGCTGCCATAAAGAAAATGGATGCAAAGGCAACTCAAGAATTCCTCGCTGAACTGAAGGTTTTGACGCATGTCCATCACTTGAATCTG GTGCACTTAATTGGTTATTGTGTCGAGAATTGCTTGTTCCTTGTTTATGAATTTATTGAGAATGGAAACCTAAGCCAGCATCTCCATGGGACTG GATATGAACCTCTTTCATGGACCAGTAGAGAGCGAATAGCCCTTGATTCAGCAAGAGGTCTCGAGTATATTCATGAACACACTGTTCCAGTGTATGTTCATCGGGATATCAAGTCTGCAAATATCCTGATTGACAAAGACCTTCGAGCAAAG GTAGCAGATTTTGGACTGACAAAGCTTACAGAAATTGGAACTGCATCACGGTCACTTCCAACACGAGTTGTTGGTACATTTGGTTACATGCCTCCAGA GTATGCTCGATATGGAGAGGTTTCTCCTAAAGTGGATGTCTATGCTTTTGGTATCGTCTTGTATGAACTTATTTCAGCCAAAGAAGCTATTGTGAGATCAACAGAATTCACAGATACAACAAGCCTGGTTTGTCTG TTTGAGGAGACTCTGAGCATGCCAAACCCCACggaagctcttgaggaactgaTTGATCCAAGGCTAGCAGGTGACTATCCCGTTGACTCGGTTCTGAAG ATGGCGAACCTTGCGAAGTCATGCACGCATGAAGAGCCCAGCATGAGGCCCACGATGAGATCTGTGGTGGTTGCTCTCATGGCGCTCTCATCCAAGGACAATGAGCTAACTCGGGGACTGGAACTCTCTCCCAGAGAACTAAGATCTGGTTAG
- the LOC101782219 gene encoding lysM domain receptor-like kinase 10 isoform X1 — MLPLLLLVAGAASTAAASGDGCRVGCPLALAAYYFTAESNLTFIASLFNFPDYTALLPYNPNITDPNYIVTGARISVPFTCSCLALPADPTSTYLAGSIPSNLSRGESYGDVAAEFANLTTAAWLKATNRYPADKLPASGTIDATINCSCGDKSVSPRYGLFLTYPLWDGETLASAAEQYGFSSPAQMDLLRRYNPGMGGVSGKGIVFIPVKDTNGSYRPLESGNTLSGGAVAGIVIACIVILIVGIWLVVIYYRRQKMRKAKSLPCPEDSVQLGSASQAEGIKVNRSIQFSYEELCDATHNFSMEHKIGQGGFGSVYYAELRGEKAAIKKMDAKATQEFLAELKVLTHVHHLNLVHLIGYCVENCLFLVYEFIENGNLSQHLHGTGYEPLSWTSRERIALDSARGLEYIHEHTVPVYVHRDIKSANILIDKDLRAKVETFHENRPCLSHLMCNINGTLQVADFGLTKLTEIGTASRSLPTRVVGTFGYMPPEYARYGEVSPKVDVYAFGIVLYELISAKEAIVRSTEFTDTTSLVCLFEETLSMPNPTEALEELIDPRLAGDYPVDSVLKMANLAKSCTHEEPSMRPTMRSVVVALMALSSKDNELTRGLELSPRELRSG; from the exons atgctccctctcctcctcctggtcGCCGGCGCAGCCTCTACGGCGGCAGCGTCCGGTGACGGTTGCCGCGTCGGCTGCCCGCTGGCCCTCGCCGCGTACTACTTCACGGCGGAGTCCAACCTCACCTTCATCGCCTCCCTCTTCAACTTCCCCGACTACACCGCGCTGCTCCCTTACAACCCCAACATCACGGACCCGAACTACATCGTCACCGGCGCCCGGATCAGCGTCCCGTTCACCTGCTCGTGCCTCGCCCTCCCCGCCGACCCTACCTCCACCTACCTCGCCGGGTCGATCCCCAGCAATCTCTCCCGCGGCGAGTCGTACGGCGACGTCGCCGCGGAATTCGCCAACCTCACCACGGCCGCGTGGCTGAAGGCCACCAACAGGTACCCGGCGGATAAGTTACCGGCATCTGGGACGATTGATGCCACCATTAACTGCTCGTGCGGCGACAAGAGTGTGTCGCCGCGGTACGGGCTGTTCCTCACCTACCCGCTCTGGGACGGGGAGACGCTCGcctcggcggcggagcagtACGGGTTCTCGTCGCCGGCGCAAATGGACCTGCTCAGGAGGTATAATCCCGGGATGGGTGGGGTCTCCGGGAAGGGAATTGTGTTTATCCCGGTGAAAG ATACAAATGGTAGTTACCGCCCTCTGGAATCAGG AAATACTCTTTCTGGAGGAGCAGTAGCAGGAATTGTGATAGCCTGTATTGTTATTTTGATTGTGGGGATCTGGCTGGTTGTCATTTATTATAGGCGGCAAAAAATGAGAAAGGCCAAATCACTCCCCTGTCCAGAGGATTCGGTCCAACTTG GCAGTGCTTCACAAGCTGAGGGCATTAAGGTTAACAGATCCATACAGTTCTCATATGAAGAACTTTGCGATGCTACACACAACTTTAGTATGGAGCATAAAATTGGGCAAGGTGGTTTTGGCTCTGTTTATTATGCTGAGCTTAGAGGCGAG AAAGCTGCCATAAAGAAAATGGATGCAAAGGCAACTCAAGAATTCCTCGCTGAACTGAAGGTTTTGACGCATGTCCATCACTTGAATCTG GTGCACTTAATTGGTTATTGTGTCGAGAATTGCTTGTTCCTTGTTTATGAATTTATTGAGAATGGAAACCTAAGCCAGCATCTCCATGGGACTG GATATGAACCTCTTTCATGGACCAGTAGAGAGCGAATAGCCCTTGATTCAGCAAGAGGTCTCGAGTATATTCATGAACACACTGTTCCAGTGTATGTTCATCGGGATATCAAGTCTGCAAATATCCTGATTGACAAAGACCTTCGAGCAAAGGTTGAAACCTTTCATGAAAACCGTCCATGTCTTAGTCATCTTATGTGCAATATCAATGGTACCTTGCAGGTAGCAGATTTTGGACTGACAAAGCTTACAGAAATTGGAACTGCATCACGGTCACTTCCAACACGAGTTGTTGGTACATTTGGTTACATGCCTCCAGA GTATGCTCGATATGGAGAGGTTTCTCCTAAAGTGGATGTCTATGCTTTTGGTATCGTCTTGTATGAACTTATTTCAGCCAAAGAAGCTATTGTGAGATCAACAGAATTCACAGATACAACAAGCCTGGTTTGTCTG TTTGAGGAGACTCTGAGCATGCCAAACCCCACggaagctcttgaggaactgaTTGATCCAAGGCTAGCAGGTGACTATCCCGTTGACTCGGTTCTGAAG ATGGCGAACCTTGCGAAGTCATGCACGCATGAAGAGCCCAGCATGAGGCCCACGATGAGATCTGTGGTGGTTGCTCTCATGGCGCTCTCATCCAAGGACAATGAGCTAACTCGGGGACTGGAACTCTCTCCCAGAGAACTAAGATCTGGTTAG